From the genome of Halorussus caseinilyticus, one region includes:
- a CDS encoding DUF99 family protein, translating into MKSGVRALGVAESYRERRSTLAGVVTRASRVTDGFAYETCTVGGTDATDAIADLFSALDREDVRYVFVAGIALAWYNVVDLHRVHDEIDRPVVSVTFEESPGLRAALRAEFDGEALATREELFERQPPRERLSVNDQTVFVRSVGVDAGKARDAVRAFTPEGGRPEPLRVARLAARAGDELRREAADS; encoded by the coding sequence GTGAAGTCCGGCGTCCGGGCGCTCGGTGTCGCCGAATCCTACCGGGAACGTCGTAGCACGCTCGCGGGCGTCGTCACCCGCGCGAGTCGCGTCACCGACGGGTTCGCCTACGAGACCTGCACCGTCGGCGGGACGGACGCGACCGACGCCATCGCCGACCTGTTCTCCGCGCTCGACCGCGAAGACGTGAGATACGTCTTCGTCGCGGGCATCGCGCTGGCGTGGTACAACGTCGTGGACCTCCATCGGGTCCACGACGAAATCGACCGCCCCGTCGTCTCGGTCACGTTCGAGGAGAGTCCGGGACTCCGCGCGGCGCTACGGGCCGAGTTCGACGGCGAGGCGCTCGCAACCCGCGAGGAACTCTTCGAGCGCCAGCCCCCCCGCGAGCGACTCTCGGTCAACGACCAGACCGTCTTCGTGCGCTCGGTCGGCGTCGATGCCGGGAAAGCGCGGGACGCGGTTCGAGCCTTCACGCCGGAGGGCGGTCGGCCCGAACCCCTCCGAGTGGCGAGACTGGCGGCGCGGGCGGGCGACGAACTCCGGCGCGAGGCCGCCGATTCTTAA
- a CDS encoding DUF5786 family protein: MGFGSYDESEQENQEYDADLDDDSGVNTEENSHEGSVDFEIGASNDELIDRLKDIKDDGQSET; encoded by the coding sequence ATGGGATTTGGGAGCTACGACGAGTCCGAACAAGAAAACCAAGAGTACGACGCCGACCTCGACGACGACAGCGGCGTCAACACCGAAGAAAACTCCCACGAAGGCAGTGTAGACTTCGAAATCGGAGCCTCGAACGACGAACTCATCGACCGTCTCAAAGACATCAAAGACGACGGCCAGAGCGAGACCTGA
- a CDS encoding MBL fold metallo-hydrolase → MRVHNVTAEAETFTCNAYLAEGDRTVLVDAGSMPGVVDAIADHTDDVDAVVLTHQHGDHVAELDSVLDAYDPDLFCYGDHPRRTRRLEDGDTLRIGDEEFETVYSPGHADDHLAFVSETTIFSGDVVVYSDGAFDDGSFGRTDMAGQSREREIESIREILSRLPEGVGEMYAGHGEEFHGDVREVIARALERAERREPKYPDE, encoded by the coding sequence ATGCGAGTTCACAACGTCACCGCGGAGGCGGAGACGTTCACCTGTAACGCCTATCTCGCCGAGGGCGACAGGACCGTGCTGGTAGACGCCGGGAGCATGCCGGGCGTGGTGGACGCTATCGCCGACCACACCGACGACGTGGACGCAGTAGTGTTGACTCACCAACACGGCGACCACGTTGCGGAACTGGACAGCGTGTTGGACGCCTACGACCCGGACCTGTTCTGTTACGGCGACCACCCCCGCCGGACCCGGAGACTCGAAGACGGCGACACCCTCCGAATCGGCGACGAGGAGTTCGAGACCGTCTACTCGCCGGGCCACGCCGACGACCATCTGGCGTTCGTCTCGGAGACGACCATCTTCAGCGGCGACGTGGTGGTGTACAGCGACGGCGCGTTCGACGACGGGAGTTTCGGCCGGACCGACATGGCCGGGCAGTCCCGCGAGCGCGAAATCGAGAGCATCCGCGAGATTCTGTCCCGACTGCCCGAGGGGGTCGGAGAGATGTACGCCGGGCACGGCGAGGAGTTCCACGGCGACGTGCGCGAGGTGATAGCGCGCGCGCTCGAACGGGCCGAGCGCCGCGAACCGAAGTACCCCGACGAGTAG
- a CDS encoding MazG-like family protein — MDAQRKVAEFLAEHEMDADPAYRILDLASEVGELAKDVNESTDYGAAPEDVAVNSDELGDALFALLAAAESLDVDADDAVDEALAKYEARIEATGDPGSGE, encoded by the coding sequence ATGGACGCCCAACGAAAGGTCGCGGAGTTTCTGGCGGAACACGAGATGGACGCCGACCCCGCCTACCGAATCTTGGACCTCGCGTCGGAGGTCGGCGAACTGGCGAAGGACGTGAACGAGTCCACCGACTACGGGGCCGCGCCGGAGGACGTGGCCGTGAACAGCGACGAACTCGGGGACGCGCTGTTCGCTCTGCTCGCCGCCGCCGAGTCACTCGACGTGGACGCCGACGACGCCGTAGACGAGGCGCTGGCGAAGTACGAGGCCCGAATCGAGGCGACCGGCGACCCCGGTTCCGGGGAGTAG
- a CDS encoding 50S ribosomal protein L40e — MASFEKAEARILDKMICMRCNARNPHEAENCRKCGYGKLRPKSKEPRNA; from the coding sequence ATGGCTAGTTTCGAGAAAGCGGAAGCGCGAATCCTCGACAAGATGATTTGCATGCGGTGCAACGCTCGCAACCCCCACGAAGCCGAGAACTGCCGAAAGTGCGGCTACGGCAAACTCCGACCCAAGAGCAAAGAACCGCGTAACGCCTAA
- a CDS encoding right-handed parallel beta-helix repeat-containing protein: MADPSPDAAELPLAVGLAFALAVVAAVGPASAGPTAALDRGSATPIGDCTTVTEPGEYVLTGNVTDGGTETCIEIRADDVTVDGAGHAVDGESVGQATAGVSVAPGSANVTVRNLTVSRWAFGVRYEGVAGGEIADVTARFDADGIHVADSSGVVVRSATAENNVVGVSVSDSSSVEIRDTDARWNAIYGVSVAAATNVSLSNVAAAQNEEGIGLFRTEGVEIRDATAVSNRMIGVELVSAAATRVSNLTVRDNAAEAFVRTSRGFEAVAASDLALTRTRDSRVSNLTTGPDWSVSLGPETADADISLADGTERFSFSGSGVVVSSADAPPPPANRSALSEAVRAEATAANATLSLAVEYDDADLAAADLAESTLGLWRYDRVTWTPVADRADPDRNLVCATVTDFSVFAVLGERSASSADTDDRTDSAPVSVTRQAGVEIRFTCENVRVSVPEGTTYSLVVHYYVPETGEYGRTLVGPFEGTVEEPFDAEIVFFEVGVLVGRSVVASGYIPEECPNAPGITLVGDKP; the protein is encoded by the coding sequence ATGGCCGACCCTTCGCCCGACGCGGCCGAACTCCCACTCGCGGTCGGTCTCGCGTTCGCTCTCGCAGTGGTCGCGGCGGTCGGCCCCGCGAGTGCGGGGCCGACCGCCGCGTTAGACCGGGGGAGCGCGACACCCATCGGCGACTGCACCACCGTCACGGAACCCGGCGAGTACGTCCTCACCGGGAACGTGACCGACGGCGGGACCGAGACCTGCATCGAAATCCGGGCCGACGACGTGACCGTAGACGGCGCGGGTCACGCCGTAGACGGCGAGTCGGTCGGACAGGCCACCGCTGGCGTGTCGGTCGCGCCGGGGTCGGCCAACGTCACGGTCCGGAACCTGACCGTCTCGCGGTGGGCGTTCGGCGTGCGCTACGAGGGGGTCGCGGGCGGCGAGATTGCGGACGTGACCGCGCGGTTCGACGCCGACGGCATCCACGTCGCCGACTCGTCGGGCGTCGTGGTCCGGTCGGCGACGGCCGAGAACAACGTCGTCGGCGTGTCCGTCAGCGACTCGTCGAGCGTCGAGATTCGGGACACCGACGCGCGCTGGAACGCTATCTACGGCGTCTCGGTCGCCGCGGCGACGAACGTCTCGCTCTCGAACGTCGCCGCCGCGCAAAACGAGGAGGGCATCGGACTCTTCCGGACGGAGGGCGTCGAGATTCGGGACGCGACGGCCGTCTCGAACCGCATGATTGGCGTCGAACTCGTCTCGGCGGCGGCGACTCGCGTCTCGAACCTCACGGTCCGGGACAACGCGGCGGAGGCGTTCGTCCGCACGTCCCGCGGCTTCGAGGCCGTGGCCGCCAGCGACCTCGCACTGACCCGAACCCGCGACAGTCGCGTCTCGAACCTCACGACCGGACCCGACTGGTCGGTGTCGCTCGGTCCCGAGACGGCCGACGCCGACATTTCGCTGGCCGACGGAACCGAGCGGTTCTCGTTCTCCGGGTCGGGCGTCGTCGTTTCGTCGGCCGATGCGCCGCCGCCGCCAGCGAACCGCTCGGCTCTCAGCGAGGCCGTGCGCGCCGAAGCGACCGCCGCGAACGCCACGCTCTCGCTCGCGGTCGAGTACGACGACGCCGACCTCGCGGCCGCGGACCTCGCCGAATCGACGCTCGGTCTCTGGCGCTACGACCGAGTGACGTGGACCCCCGTCGCCGACCGCGCCGACCCCGACCGAAATCTGGTGTGCGCGACCGTCACCGACTTCTCCGTGTTCGCGGTGTTGGGCGAGCGAAGCGCCTCGTCCGCCGACACCGACGACCGAACCGACTCCGCCCCGGTCAGCGTGACCCGGCAGGCGGGCGTCGAAATTCGGTTCACCTGCGAGAACGTCCGGGTGTCGGTCCCCGAGGGGACGACCTACTCGCTGGTCGTCCACTACTACGTCCCCGAGACCGGCGAGTACGGCCGCACGCTCGTCGGTCCGTTCGAGGGGACCGTCGAAGAACCGTTCGACGCGGAAATCGTGTTCTTCGAGGTGGGTGTCCTCGTCGGACGCTCGGTCGTCGCGTCGGGGTACATCCCCGAGGAGTGTCCGAACGCGCCCGGAATCACGCTCGTCGGCGACAAGCCATAA
- a CDS encoding right-handed parallel beta-helix repeat-containing protein: MTDRPTTAVLALVVALAPAFGLLAPAFGLGVAAPASANAGAGAATPTQISGCTTIAEPGEYVLTRDVTNATPNAPRTGLGTCIAVRADDVTLRGDGHAVAAGGSGGQPGVVGVLVGGREPRSNVTVRNLTTTRWGGGVAALGVSGATFRNVSAVDNLGDGFFAERSPGLEVRGGTISGSNTGLFVRNAPGARLADLTVTGNLAGVSVRQSDDATLRNLSVADHSQFGVGLFRSANATLANSTLRDDGFAEVALAHSSDARLLGVSVADAPGWAVYAVRNSTAVGQRVRIGEAGRSFEVRDAALDSAADAPPLPTDRQVVGDPLWRSRPVRTPACRCQWATTPPRSNALGRPRSRCRSGDSTRARAGGASRRRWTPPPTPRRPSSGT, translated from the coding sequence GTGACAGACAGACCCACGACCGCGGTTCTCGCGCTGGTAGTGGCTCTCGCACCGGCGTTCGGACTTCTCGCGCCAGCGTTCGGTCTCGGTGTCGCCGCACCTGCGTCCGCGAACGCGGGCGCGGGCGCGGCGACCCCGACCCAAATTTCGGGGTGTACCACCATCGCGGAACCCGGCGAGTACGTCCTCACCCGCGACGTGACGAACGCGACCCCGAACGCGCCCCGGACCGGTCTCGGGACCTGCATCGCGGTCCGGGCCGACGACGTGACCCTCCGCGGCGACGGCCACGCCGTCGCCGCGGGTGGGAGTGGCGGGCAACCGGGCGTCGTCGGCGTGCTGGTCGGCGGACGGGAACCCCGGTCGAACGTCACGGTCCGGAATCTCACGACGACGCGATGGGGTGGCGGAGTCGCCGCGTTGGGCGTCTCCGGCGCGACGTTCCGGAACGTTTCGGCCGTGGACAACCTCGGCGACGGCTTCTTCGCGGAGCGGTCGCCCGGTCTCGAAGTCCGCGGCGGGACGATTTCCGGGAGTAACACCGGCCTGTTCGTCCGGAACGCGCCCGGCGCGCGCCTCGCGGACCTGACCGTCACGGGGAACCTCGCGGGCGTCTCGGTCCGTCAGTCCGACGACGCGACGCTCCGGAACCTCTCGGTCGCCGACCACTCGCAGTTCGGCGTCGGTCTCTTCCGGTCGGCGAACGCGACCCTCGCGAACTCGACGCTCCGGGACGACGGCTTCGCCGAAGTCGCCCTCGCGCACTCGTCGGACGCCCGACTCCTCGGCGTCTCGGTGGCCGACGCGCCGGGGTGGGCGGTCTACGCGGTCCGGAACTCGACGGCGGTCGGCCAGCGCGTCCGAATCGGCGAGGCGGGTCGCTCGTTCGAGGTCCGGGACGCGGCGCTCGACTCGGCGGCCGACGCGCCGCCGCTCCCGACCGACCGACAGGTCGTCGGCGACCCGCTTTGGCGGTCCCGACCGGTGCGGACGCCCGCCTGTCGCTGTCAGTGGGCTACGACGCCGCCGCGGTCGAACGCGCTCGGACGACCGAGGAGTCGCTGTCGCTCTGGCGATTCGACGCGGGCGAGGGCTGGCGGCGCGTCCCGACGACGGTGGACGCCGCCGCCGACACCGCGACGGCCGAGTTCGGGAACCTGA
- a CDS encoding DUF367 family protein → MNLHVRYEGDDDPDKCTARKLARFDLAELHRSAGATPYGIVLNPHAEQALSPADRAETDRLVALDCSWETAGKALFEMPGVHRALPFLVAANPVNYGKPFQLNTVEAFAGALAILGERDHAEEILSKFTWGETFLDLNAEPLRRYADCEDSSEVVAVQQEYLDAGEQ, encoded by the coding sequence GTGAACCTTCACGTCCGCTACGAGGGCGACGACGACCCCGACAAGTGTACGGCCCGGAAACTCGCGCGGTTCGACCTCGCCGAACTCCACCGGAGCGCCGGGGCGACCCCCTACGGAATCGTGCTGAACCCCCACGCTGAGCAGGCGCTGTCCCCGGCCGACCGCGCCGAGACCGACCGACTCGTCGCGCTCGACTGCTCGTGGGAGACCGCCGGAAAAGCCCTGTTCGAGATGCCGGGCGTCCACCGCGCGCTCCCGTTTCTCGTGGCCGCCAACCCCGTCAACTACGGCAAGCCCTTCCAGTTGAACACCGTCGAGGCGTTCGCGGGGGCGTTGGCGATTCTCGGCGAACGCGACCACGCCGAGGAAATCCTCTCGAAGTTCACGTGGGGCGAGACGTTCCTCGACCTCAACGCCGAACCCCTCCGTCGGTACGCCGACTGCGAGGACTCCTCGGAAGTCGTCGCGGTCCAGCAGGAGTATCTGGACGCCGGAGAGCAGTAG
- a CDS encoding acyl-CoA dehydrogenase family protein produces the protein MLDYVSLEDDLGEEERMIRDTARRFVEEQVNPDIADHFEAGTFPTELITEMGELGFYAPNLDGYGLPNVSEKAYGLLMQELEAGDSGIRSMASVQGALVMYPIYAYGSEEQKERWLPGLGTGELVGCFGLTEPEHGSNPSGMETYAEKDDGEYVLNGSKTWITNSPISDVAVVWARDRSAEDEPVRGFLVETDKDGVSTNKIDEKLSMRASVTGEIGLNDVYVPEDAVLPGVEGMKGPLSCLTQARYGIAWGAIGAARDSFETAREYATERDQFGGPIGRFQIQQQKLAEMATQITTSQLLAHRLADLKERGDLRPQHVSMAKRNNVRMARDQSRVAREMLGGNGITTDYSPMRHMANMETVYTYEGTHDIHTLILGEDLTGIAAYE, from the coding sequence ATGCTCGATTACGTCTCACTAGAAGACGACCTCGGCGAGGAAGAGCGGATGATTCGAGATACTGCCCGTCGGTTCGTCGAGGAGCAGGTCAACCCCGACATCGCCGACCACTTCGAGGCCGGGACCTTCCCGACCGAACTCATCACCGAGATGGGCGAACTCGGCTTCTACGCGCCGAATCTGGACGGCTACGGTCTCCCGAACGTGAGCGAGAAAGCCTACGGCCTGCTGATGCAGGAGTTGGAAGCGGGCGACTCCGGTATCCGGTCGATGGCGAGCGTGCAGGGCGCGCTCGTGATGTACCCAATCTACGCCTACGGGTCCGAAGAGCAGAAAGAGCGCTGGCTTCCGGGTCTCGGCACGGGCGAACTCGTCGGTTGTTTCGGCCTGACCGAACCCGAACACGGGTCGAACCCCTCGGGGATGGAGACCTACGCGGAAAAAGACGACGGCGAGTACGTCCTCAACGGGTCGAAGACGTGGATTACCAACTCTCCCATCTCGGACGTGGCGGTCGTCTGGGCGCGGGACCGCTCGGCCGAGGACGAACCGGTCCGCGGGTTCCTCGTGGAAACCGACAAAGACGGCGTGTCCACCAACAAGATAGACGAGAAGCTCTCGATGCGCGCCTCCGTGACGGGCGAAATCGGTCTGAACGACGTGTACGTCCCCGAGGACGCGGTGCTTCCGGGCGTCGAAGGGATGAAGGGACCGCTCTCGTGTCTCACGCAGGCCCGGTACGGCATCGCGTGGGGCGCAATCGGCGCGGCCCGCGACTCCTTCGAGACGGCCCGCGAGTACGCCACCGAGCGCGACCAGTTCGGCGGTCCCATCGGTCGGTTCCAGATTCAACAGCAGAAACTCGCGGAGATGGCGACCCAGATTACCACGAGTCAACTGCTGGCCCACCGCCTCGCCGACCTGAAAGAGCGCGGCGACCTGCGACCCCAGCACGTCTCGATGGCCAAGCGCAACAACGTCCGGATGGCCCGCGACCAGTCCCGAGTCGCCCGCGAGATGCTCGGCGGCAACGGCATCACGACCGACTACTCGCCGATGCGCCACATGGCGAACATGGAGACGGTCTACACCTACGAGGGTACCCACGACATCCACACCCTGATTCTGGGCGAGGACCTGACGGGTATCGCGGCCTACGAGTAG
- a CDS encoding DUF7344 domain-containing protein, producing the protein MKDDLADGNGRSASPAPSPREPDFDVPPLSQDNVFDALSSKRSRYVLVALREAEGTLDLRELVDTVAAWETNKPIDLVSEEHCKRVFTSLRHSQLPKLAMMGLIEYEETDGVVERGPYAEQADAYLDIAASRDENVGV; encoded by the coding sequence ATGAAAGACGATTTAGCCGACGGTAACGGACGTTCGGCGTCACCTGCTCCGTCCCCGCGGGAACCGGACTTCGACGTTCCGCCGCTGTCTCAGGACAACGTTTTCGACGCGCTGTCCTCGAAGCGGAGCCGGTACGTCTTGGTCGCTCTGCGGGAGGCAGAGGGCACCCTCGACCTCCGCGAGTTAGTGGATACCGTCGCGGCGTGGGAGACGAACAAGCCCATCGACCTCGTGTCCGAAGAACACTGCAAGCGCGTGTTCACCTCGCTCCGACACTCTCAACTGCCGAAATTGGCGATGATGGGTCTCATCGAGTACGAGGAGACCGACGGCGTGGTCGAACGCGGTCCCTACGCCGAACAAGCCGACGCTTACCTCGACATCGCGGCGAGTCGGGACGAGAACGTCGGAGTGTGA
- a CDS encoding HPP family protein: protein MREALRESATAGVLLVVVATLAVLTGRTFLFPSLGPSAFLLATRPSAPTSVPRRVAGGHAVGVLAGLVTYHAVASGLAVTAPPPALTGASAALAASGVVSVVLTTAGMVAADLRHAPACATTLIVSLGLLSSVADALLVGTSIALLLATHRALLAADIAPVRTEVDRSGPTANSSDRTS from the coding sequence ATGCGCGAGGCGTTACGCGAGAGCGCGACGGCGGGGGTACTGTTGGTCGTCGTCGCGACGCTCGCGGTGCTGACGGGTCGGACGTTCCTCTTCCCGAGTCTCGGCCCGTCGGCGTTCTTGCTGGCGACTCGGCCGTCAGCGCCGACCAGCGTCCCCCGACGAGTCGCGGGCGGTCACGCGGTGGGCGTCCTCGCCGGACTCGTGACATACCACGCCGTCGCGTCGGGCCTCGCGGTCACGGCTCCCCCGCCCGCGCTCACGGGCGCGAGCGCGGCGCTCGCGGCCAGCGGCGTCGTCTCGGTGGTGCTGACGACCGCCGGGATGGTCGCCGCGGACCTCCGGCACGCGCCCGCCTGCGCGACGACGCTCATCGTCTCGCTCGGGTTGCTCTCGTCGGTCGCCGACGCCCTGCTGGTCGGGACCTCCATCGCCCTCCTGCTGGCGACCCACCGGGCGCTCCTCGCGGCGGACATCGCGCCCGTGCGGACCGAAGTGGACCGAAGCGGACCGACGGCTAACTCGTCCGACCGGACGAGTTAG
- a CDS encoding type 1 glutamine amidotransferase translates to MSRLRIAFVNAAHDGTDTRRNFRRELDADLVEFDATGGELPETFDFDGVVVSGSRSSVYWDEEWIEPTKAWVGNAIDAGLPCLGVCWGHQLLADVLGGEVDDMGEYEIGYREVEHTGDSRLFDGIDRRFTVFTTHSDAVVELPPGAEELATNDYSNHGFRKGRVFGVQFHPEYDTETAASVTKGKDLPDERIESVLAGINDENYHAACEAKLVFENFCEFAREVREVDAPGESGTVSA, encoded by the coding sequence ATGAGCCGATTGCGAATCGCGTTCGTGAACGCCGCCCACGACGGCACCGACACCCGGCGGAACTTCCGGCGGGAGTTGGACGCCGACCTCGTGGAGTTCGACGCGACGGGCGGCGAGTTGCCCGAGACCTTCGACTTCGACGGAGTTGTGGTCTCCGGGTCTCGCTCGTCGGTCTACTGGGACGAAGAGTGGATAGAACCCACGAAAGCGTGGGTCGGAAACGCCATCGACGCCGGACTCCCGTGTCTCGGCGTCTGTTGGGGCCACCAACTTCTCGCCGACGTTCTCGGCGGCGAGGTAGACGACATGGGCGAGTACGAAATCGGCTACCGGGAAGTCGAACACACCGGCGACTCGCGCCTGTTCGACGGCATCGACCGGCGCTTCACCGTCTTCACCACCCACTCGGACGCGGTGGTCGAACTCCCGCCGGGCGCGGAGGAACTCGCGACCAACGACTACTCGAACCACGGCTTCCGGAAGGGCCGGGTGTTCGGCGTGCAGTTCCACCCCGAGTACGACACCGAGACGGCGGCGTCGGTCACGAAGGGCAAGGACCTACCCGACGAACGCATCGAGTCGGTCTTGGCGGGCATCAACGACGAGAACTACCACGCGGCCTGCGAAGCCAAACTGGTCTTCGAGAACTTCTGCGAGTTCGCCCGCGAGGTGCGGGAAGTAGACGCGCCGGGCGAGAGCGGTACGGTCTCGGCGTAA
- a CDS encoding DHH family phosphoesterase, which translates to MSNATTLYDLLSGGGELSIVCHNNPDPDCLASALALGRIAADAGIDERRILYSGDISHQQNRAFVNLLEMDLKQFDPESVRDRPEGTLVAFVDHSVPGVNNEVPEDVPIDIVMDHHPAEDIDARFVDHRESVGATATILTEYVRELDVEFDEILATGLLFAIRRETLGFLRGVTPHEYGAAQTLHDYADGDMLRRLSTPAVSGATVDAIADAVDNRIVRGSVLISHVGRTNERDALPQAADYLATLEGVETAIVFGIVGDEIELSARSTDSRVHIGNALHDIFEDVGSAGGHREMAGGQIPLGVFADLTASGTDAELVGIVARVVTNRLVAGLHLGEESPESGSGPDAA; encoded by the coding sequence ATGAGCAACGCGACGACCCTCTACGACCTGCTCTCGGGCGGCGGAGAACTCAGCATCGTCTGTCACAACAATCCCGACCCGGACTGTCTGGCGAGTGCGCTGGCGCTGGGCCGCATCGCCGCCGACGCGGGAATCGACGAGCGACGAATCCTCTACAGCGGCGACATCTCCCACCAGCAGAACCGGGCGTTCGTCAACCTGCTGGAGATGGACCTCAAGCAGTTCGACCCCGAGAGCGTGCGCGACCGGCCGGAGGGGACCCTCGTCGCGTTCGTGGACCACTCCGTGCCCGGCGTGAACAACGAGGTTCCCGAGGACGTTCCGATAGACATCGTGATGGACCACCACCCTGCCGAGGACATAGACGCCCGGTTCGTGGACCACCGCGAGTCGGTCGGCGCGACTGCGACCATCCTCACCGAGTACGTCCGGGAGTTAGACGTGGAGTTCGACGAGATACTGGCGACCGGACTGCTGTTCGCCATCCGTCGGGAGACGCTGGGGTTCCTCCGCGGCGTGACCCCCCACGAGTACGGGGCCGCCCAGACGTTGCACGACTACGCCGACGGGGACATGCTCCGGCGACTCTCGACCCCGGCGGTCAGCGGCGCGACGGTGGACGCCATCGCCGACGCGGTGGACAACCGAATCGTCCGGGGGTCGGTCCTCATCTCTCACGTCGGCCGGACGAACGAGCGAGACGCTCTCCCGCAGGCCGCCGACTACCTCGCCACGCTGGAGGGCGTCGAGACGGCCATCGTCTTCGGTATCGTGGGCGACGAGATAGAACTCAGCGCGCGCTCGACCGACTCGCGGGTCCACATCGGCAACGCCCTCCACGACATCTTCGAGGACGTTGGCAGTGCGGGCGGCCACCGCGAGATGGCGGGCGGCCAGATTCCGCTCGGGGTCTTCGCCGACCTGACCGCCAGCGGGACCGACGCGGAACTCGTCGGCATCGTCGCGCGGGTCGTCACGAACCGCCTCGTCGCCGGTCTCCACCTCGGTGAGGAGTCCCCGGAGTCCGGTTCCGGGCCCGACGCGGCGTAA
- a CDS encoding class I adenylate-forming enzyme family protein — MTLSLERRAALWGDRTAIVDASADRRVSYADLESEADAMARRLSALGVGSGDPVAVVSRNRVETLALLFAVRRLGAVFAPISHRLTPATVEGPLETIDPAAVVHETAQRDLVRELPSDRTHAFEDLGRHEGADYERADPDPDESLCYLHTDGGERVVDLPARAVEWNCITAVAAWGLGRGDCAPALLPFSDADGLLCLVAPLLYVGGRVVVLRAFDPEDAMRAVDAEGATALLAGPTEYREVVESEAFETTDFGSVEWVGTRSALPADAREELARCAPVVRTYGRVETGPNNLYRPPQSASGESPDADCVGRPFPDCEVRVADEDGNPVAEGTVGELRFRGPVTARGYLASDGRDGEGGDGRDGETFPDWVPTGDLAHREGGDYYLLGSADEERLDGK; from the coding sequence ATGACGCTCTCGCTCGAACGCCGGGCCGCGCTCTGGGGGGACCGAACCGCGATAGTGGACGCGAGCGCCGACCGGCGGGTCAGCTACGCCGACCTCGAATCGGAGGCCGACGCGATGGCGCGCAGGCTTTCGGCGCTCGGTGTCGGGTCGGGTGACCCGGTGGCGGTCGTCTCGCGCAACCGGGTCGAGACGCTGGCGCTGTTGTTCGCGGTCCGGCGACTCGGGGCGGTGTTCGCGCCGATTTCCCACCGACTCACGCCCGCGACCGTCGAGGGACCGCTGGAGACCATCGACCCCGCGGCGGTGGTCCACGAGACGGCACAGCGCGACTTGGTTCGGGAACTCCCGAGCGACCGGACCCACGCCTTCGAGGACCTCGGCCGCCACGAGGGGGCGGACTACGAACGCGCCGACCCGGACCCCGACGAGTCGCTTTGCTACCTCCACACCGACGGGGGAGAGCGCGTGGTGGACCTTCCGGCGCGGGCGGTCGAGTGGAACTGCATCACTGCGGTCGCGGCGTGGGGTCTCGGCCGCGGCGACTGCGCGCCCGCCCTGTTGCCGTTCTCGGACGCCGACGGTCTCCTCTGCCTCGTCGCGCCGCTACTCTACGTCGGGGGCCGGGTGGTCGTCCTCCGGGCGTTCGACCCCGAGGACGCCATGCGCGCCGTGGACGCCGAGGGCGCGACCGCACTGCTCGCCGGACCGACCGAGTACCGCGAGGTGGTCGAGAGCGAGGCGTTCGAGACGACCGACTTCGGGAGTGTCGAGTGGGTCGGCACGCGGTCGGCGCTCCCCGCGGACGCCCGCGAGGAACTGGCCCGGTGCGCACCCGTGGTCCGGACCTACGGTCGGGTCGAGACCGGGCCGAACAACCTCTATCGCCCGCCGCAGTCGGCGTCCGGCGAGTCGCCGGACGCCGACTGCGTGGGCCGACCCTTCCCGGACTGCGAGGTCCGAGTCGCCGACGAGGACGGGAACCCGGTCGCCGAGGGTACGGTCGGCGAACTCCGGTTCCGCGGGCCGGTGACGGCCCGCGGTTATCTGGCGAGCGACGGAAGAGACGGAGAGGGCGGTGACGGAAGAGACGGCGAGACGTTCCCGGACTGGGTGCCGACCGGGGACCTCGCCCACCGCGAGGGCGGCGACTACTACCTCCTCGGGTCGGCGGACGAAGAGCGCCTCGACGGGAAGTGA